From the genome of Rana temporaria chromosome 8, aRanTem1.1, whole genome shotgun sequence:
gcaggagcaaccttaccccgaaaaagcctaacataaacgacgtaacaaaatagcgccgggcgtacgtacgtttgtgaatcggcgtatctacctaattagcatattccttgcgtaaatcgacggaagcgccacctagcggccagcgtaaatatgcagcctaagacacgacggtgtaagacacttacaccagtcggatcttagggaaatctatgcgtaactgattctatgaatcaggcgcatagatacaacgccgcaactcagagatacgacggcgtatctggagatacgcagtcgtatctcctacctgaatctggccccatgtgtacaTTGGCACATAGGCTTTTATCGAGTTGATTTTTGGAACTTTGGCAAAAAAATGCCAAAGGGTCCTAAACTCCAATTTAGGAGCTGCCAGTGTAggctagtgtacatgaagcctaactcTTTTGGAAGCACCTGCCTACAGATAGGTCTAGGGGTCAGGGACACACCTCTGCAATGTGGAAAGATCAGAGAAAATCTGATTGGTCTGCTCCAAGAGaacagggatttcaaatccctgtaCCGCTGGGCCAGCTGTGTGGGTACTGACAGTTCTACATTCCCGGAGGTAAGTACAACAGAGAACAGGGGGGTTGAGAGTGTGTACATTGTTAGttcttttcattttcatttttttcttaaacaaactttaaccgcttgccgaccagctaccgcagttatactgcagcaggttggcctGGCTGCGCAAATTGATGTAGTTGTACGTCGGCCCCTTTAATAGCAATAGCAGGCACCAGCGGCGTGTTACTGGAGCAGGCGCACGTAGCCGGCAGCCCCGATGTCCGCTGGCCCCCCATgatcgctcctcagagagccaaaacggggatctgtcaatgtagacaaacagatccccgttatgacaggggagtagagagagatcatcTGTCCCTAGTgaccaggaacagcgatctctctgcactccctgtcagtacactccccccacagttagaaacacctcccaagagaacacttaaccccttgagtgtcccctagtgttaaccccttaattgccagtgtccattttacagtgatcagtggctatttttagttcTGATCACTGTAaagatggaagtggttaaaaagttttCATGTCTTAGGGAAATCTTCAGGAAGAGGGAGCTCATggtaccataggtgtgcgcagcctattgcattaggagtTTGCACCCCAACgtccaaacacacactactgatcgctcacagtgttcattcagaaagggaaggggctggtaaattacatatttactggccccttcccaactcctaaaacatcccagcagcaactgGCAGCGCTGTtggggggaaagatgggagccagggcagtagggtgaatctgtgctgcacggggtgtgcctgggcacacctggcacaccctgtgcacacacctatgcatgGTACATTAGCATGATAAGTAGGTTGTGCAGAGATTTAAATAAACAGAGTAAAGAATGAGGATTCCCTGACcatcattaaaataaataataattataaaaacaaCAGGCAGTAAAATGGTAGTGCCCCTTTCATTGGTAGCCAATGTAGGCAGAGGATCGCTCTGCCACCCTGGATGAGAAAGGCTGGACTCACATTTTATCCTGCTAGCTTCTGTAAAGGGTTAACGGAATCATTTCTATTATACCGTTCTCaatgaaagggggaaaaaagaaaaagagtgtcTGAGGACAGGGAGTCCCTTCCCTATTTGCGATGCCTACGAAGCCAATAAAGAGGAGGGTCGGCTCTCAGTAATTGGTTAAGGTTCTTCCATGTGTTAAATTAGCATAAGGAGACGCCGCTCCCAAACTAGCCACTTGGGGGCCAAAGCTAGCCGCGCGTCACAGAAAGTGGAGGAATCGAGAAGCATGCAAGTCAATCTGTGCcaatggcagcacggagggatgGAGCGATGGGTGCTCGGGTGAAGCGTGGACCTCTCTCTCCAATGCAGCTATCACTGGCAGGCATGCAGGTCAGAGCCACCAGCCCAGCGCTTGCCAGCACTAATTAAGACAAAGCCGTCTTTGGGCGAGTCTATGGGCATCatctgagctgctgagagccCGACATCTGAAGATGCTTCTCCAGAACTGGGACTGATTTCCAGGAGAAAAGAGACAGAGAAGTAAGTCAATGTTTCCTTCcaaagggggggcgggggggatgTGTCAAGGCTGCTCCTGAAGGCACAACTGTTATTTCTTCATAATAAAGCACAACTGTTATTCTTTATAGTAAAGTACAACTGTCATTTCTTCATAGTATGGCACAACTGTGATTTATTCATACTAAGGTTCAACTGTTATTCTTTATAGTAAAGTTTAACTGACATTTCTTCATACTAAAGCACAACTGTTATTCTTTATAGTAAAGTTTAACTGACATTTCTTCATACTAAAGCACAACTGTTATTCTTTATAGTAAAGTTTAACTGTCATTTCTTCATACTAAAGCACAACTGTTATTCTTTATAGTAAAGTTCGACTGTCATTTCTTCATACTAAGGCACACTGTGATTTCTTCATACTAAGGTTTAACTGTTATTCTTTATAGTAAAAGACAACTGTCATTTCTTCATATTAAGGCACATTGTCATTTCTTCATACTAAAGTACAACTGGTATTCTTTATAGTAAAGTACAACTGTCATTTCTTCATAATAAGGCACAACTGTCATTTCGTCATACTAAGGTTCAACTGTTATTCTTTATAGTAAAGTTCAACTGGCATTTCTTCATACTAAGGCACCCTGTCATTTCTTCATAATAAAGCACGACTGTTATTCGTTATAGTAAAGTACAACTGTCATTTCTTCATACTAAGGCACACTGTCATTTCTTCATACTAAGGCACACTATCATTTCTTCATACTAAAGCACAACTGTTATTCTTTATAGTAAATTACAACTGTAATGTCTTCATACTAAGGTACAACTGTTATTCTTTATAGTAAAGTTCAACTGTCATTTCTTCATACTAACACACAACTGTCATTCTTTACAGTATAGCACAACTGTTATTTCTTCacctttgcatatatatatatatatatatatatatatatatatatatatatatatatatatatatatatatatatatatatttttttttggggggggggggcattgattACTAGATGGCAGAATAGATTTGGTTAGGGTGAGTGGCGTTGATAAAACCAACCTTTGTTACGATGTATGAAAAAGTTCTTGTAATTGACAGTTGgcttttattaataaagacaaGTTTAACCCTTGAATGCTATCTGTAAATGCTTCCAGTGCTGCTGCATGCTTAGTAATTAGACGATGTGAACGAATAGAACCTGATGACTGTCGCTCTTTGCATTCCCTCTCTTTAGGATCCACGCTTTCCATGGTCCCTGAATGGTTCTTGTATGGTTGAAGCGGGTCCCCTATATAAAGTGGGGGTGATTGCTGGCGTTCTCTAATTTTTGTGACCAAGTAGGAAACAGAGATCATGGCTTCGGAAGACAGCCAAGGGGCAGCCAAGTCCGCCATGGAGAAACTCTCCTGTGCCATGGGGGAAAGAACTAAAAGGCTGGGCACTGCCATGCAGGAAGCCCCTCACCATAGGAGACTGGTCTTGTTCATCGTCTGCGTGGCACTTTTCCTTGATAATATGCTCTACATGGTGATAGTTCCAATCATTCCAGACTACATTCAAAGTATGAGGTTGGATAGTGAAAAAGCGTTTAGAGACCTGAATGCCAGCTCAGCCTATGCCAATAAATCTATCATCAGGCCCACGTACCCAACAGAGAATGAAGACATCAAGATCGGAGTCCTGTTTGCCTCCAAGGCCATCCTACAGCTACTGGTCAACCCACTGAGTGGCACCTTCATGGACAGGGTTGGAtatgacattcctcttttcattgGACTGATTGTTATGTTCCTGTCAACTGTCATTTTTGCCTTTGCAGAGAACTATGCCACCCTGTTTGTAGCCAGAAGTCTGCAAGGCTTGGGATCTGCCTTTGCAGACACCTCTGGGATCGCTATGATCGCAGACAAGTATACAGAGGAAGCAGAGAGGAGCAAAGCCTTGGGCATAGCCATAGCATTCATTTCTTTCGGGAGCTTGGTAGCGCCCCCCTTTGGGGGCATATTATATCAATTTGTAGGGAAAAGAGTACCCTTTTTGATTTTGGCATGCATCTCTCTCATTGATGGTATTTTGCTGCTAGCTGTGATCAAGCCCTTTGCCAATCGGACTAGAGAGAACATGCCAGTGGGCACACCCATCCATAGACTTATGATTGACCCTTACATCGCTGTAGTGGCAGGGGCGTTGACCACCTGTAACATTCCTCTGGCGTTTTTGGAACCCACCATAGCAAACTGGATGAAAACCACTATGGGTGCCTCAGAGTGGCAAATGGGTCTCACTTGGCTGCCAGCATTCTTCCCTCACATATTTGGGGTATACCTTACTGTAAAACTTGCTGCCAATTACCCTCAGTATCAATGGTTCTATGGTGCCATAGGAATGGTAATAATAGGGGCCAGCTCTTGCACGGTGCCAGCTTGTAAAACTTTTGAACAGCTTATAATTCCTTTGTGTGGTTTGTGCTTTGGCATTGCATTGGTAGACACTGCACTGTTGCCCACTCTCGCCTTATTAGTAGATCTCCGCCATGTCTCTGTATATGGAAGCGTTTATGCAATAGCAGATATATCTTATTCTGTGGCTTATGCCATGGGGCCTATAGTGGCCAGCCAAATTGTCCATACTGCGGGCTTCACCCAACTTAATCTTGGCATGGGACTTGCCAATGTACTGTATGCCCCTGCCCTTCTGTTACTTAGAAACGTGTGCCAAATGAAACCCTCTCATTCTGAAAGGAACATCTTACTAGATGAGGAACCTAAGGGTTTGTATGACACTATTAAAATGGAAGAGCGCAAAGCCAAGTCTAGAAAGAGCCATCTTAAAGATGGCGAGGTGCAAGAGAACAGCATGGACAATTATCATGGGCAGACAGGGAAAAACGTGTCTGAAGGGGAGTCCTCTGAATATGAGTACAGTTAGATTGATGCCAAGCTATTGGAGTGAAAAGTCAAAAATCAGCCATATGTTTACGTACCAAGATCCAATTTCTACATCGTATTCATGTTCATGATGGTCATGGTTCttgtaaaatctattttttattatattaatttcTTGGGGTAAATTCTAtacaaatatctatctatctatctgtctgtctatctatctctctctctctctctctctctctcatatatatatatatatatatatatatatatatatatatatatatatatgtgtgtgtcataggcgtgcgcagggggtgtgccgggtgtgcctgggcacaccttaatcaccctgtgcagcacagattccccctgctgatatttcaccaaagcttctAAGAATTTttcaaaaatcctaaaaaaatataaataaaattgtaaaaaatacaaaaataaaaataataataataagaaaactactgacacatccactatCCTACtacatttaaaatgtttacatttatttagagtgtgtgtaaatatatatacatatatatataatataaatatatatatgtacgcatgtgtgtttgcgttttggggtgcacaccataatgccataggctgcgcacacctatgatatgTGTATATGTAGATCAGCAATCAtttgatcaaaaaagaaaaagaaaataaaaaaaatatatatatatagatatatatatatcaatatatctatccatatatctatccatatatatatatatagagagagagagagagagagagagagagagagagagagagagagagagagagagagatagatagatagatagatatcaacatatctatatctatatatatatatctatctatctatctatatttttatatatatatatatatatatatatatatagatagatagatagatagatagatagatagatagatagatagatatatatatatatatatatatatatatatatatatatatatatatatatatatatatatatatatatatatatgttgatatctatctatctatctatctatctatctatctatctatctatctatctatctatatagatagatagatatatagatagatagatatatatatatatatatatatatatatatatatatatacatatatgtgtgtgtggaattTACCCCaagaaataattattaatatatatatatacctataaaTATATATCGTTCTCAATTGAGTTCAAGCTAGGTGGCTTCCAatctcccccccctttcccccaaaaaaacctaGGCGCAGTAATTGTGAGACtgtttcattgttcatttttaaCGTTCAAAACACTTTATGCGAAATACTGTATATCTGTACAAAAGAAATAACTATATGAAATAAAATTGCATATTCAGGGAAATAAAGTTGataaatattgtatatatatctatattttgtGAATTGATCAAATAAACTTTAAATGAAGTGTCAATTAACAATACCCGGTACCTTCTTCAGAGAagcatgcaaaataaaaaaaaaagaaactttagAACTTACAACAGTAATACGAGAAAaaaacctaaaaaacaaaaacgaatacTTGATATATTCACTTGATCACACCCAAAGACATAACTTTCCTGTTCACATCTGGGATTCTCTATACTTTTACTATATAATACATAAAGGTTACTGGTGGCAGGGAAGCAACAAGTTAAATACAGGGCGAAGTAATTGGCATGTACAGATTTTTTACTTtgtacagtggaaaaaaaaatgaacaaaatcaAGTGTCTGATTGAAGTTATTAGTCTTGAAATAGATTTGAACATTTTGTACCATTACTCTTTTCTTTGACGAATCTCCTCTTCCGTTTTCTGATGACTGAGGAAAATCGAGGTTCTTtatcaataaatatataatacGAAGTGTCCATCAAACGTCCAGGAAGATGACGGCTTACAAGGAATCCAGAGGCAAGCCATTAATCACCTTCTTATGGATCACAGAAGTTGTGCCGCAGACGGCGCTGTCCAGGTGCTGAAATGCCGGTAATTCGGAAAGCAGCCGCTAATAATAGCTTTAGGCTTTCTCACATTCAAATATGGACTCTTATGTTTCTTTATAACCTAGGTTTTCTAAACATCATGGGGTAACGTTCCATTTCTACACAAGTTCTCCTATACAACCCCTATCCATGACACAGGTCCCATACCATCATCTGTGGCAAAGCCCTGCAATTTACAAATGAGCAATCCCAGCCTGACATAGAAGATTTATCACACAGTTACCTCCATACTGTAGCCAGGGAACGCTAAAAACATCTTTAATTAAATCTCTTAACAGCTGGTCAATTCACTAAGGGGTAGTAGATGCACCACTCCAAACCCCTTCTTCCATTCCAGCAATGTTGGGCAGATTGAGGATTAACTAGGGAGGAAAAGAACTAAGGAAATACAGGcggaaaaaaggaaaataacaggGCAGAAAGAAAGATAACAAGAGAggaatggggagagagagagagtagaaaAAAGAATGAGAGAAAGGGGAGAGATAgagtttgaacaaaaaaaaagagagaaggggagagagatggagggagagagagagaacgaagaagagagagcggggagagagatagagagggagagaaggagtgAGGGGGAGAGAGTCTGAACAAAGGAGAAAGAGATAGAAGGCAAGGGGAGAGAGATAGTCTGAACAAAGGAGAGATAAAGAGAAGGGGAgcaagagggagggagagagagaatgaaggagagagagggatagaaggatagaggggagaagaagaggagagagggtgaagagggggagagagatagggagaggagagagaaggagagggagggagagagaggaagggaggaagggagggagataaaggagagagagggagggctagggagaggagaggagagagtgagGTGGaaggagagaaatagagagagaaaagagaggagagagagggagaataggagagggaggggatgttagggagggagggaaggagagggagggagggaaggagagggagggagaataggagagggagaggaggatagggagggagggaaggagagggagggagagagggagatggagggagagagagggggagagagggagaggaaagagagtgggagagagagggagaggagtgaggggggagagagagagtctgaacaaaggagaaagagagagaaagagagagagaaggcgaggggagagagagagtctgaacaaaggagagagaaagagaaggggagcaagagggaggagagagagaatgaaggagagagagagggagagagatagaaggagaggggagaaagagcggagagagggggggaagagggggagagagatagggagagaaggagagggagggagagagagggagggaggaagggagggagggatagggagaggagagagagggaggaattaTGAGAGGAGAGAGTGGGATAGAAGGAGAGAAATGAAatgaaagggagggggaggataggaagggagagaaggagagggagggagagatagaaagggtgggagagagggggagagagagagagagggaagagagatcGGGAGAGAGatcgggagagagggggagagaagagagagagagaagaagagagggaaggagagggagagaatgagagagagagagggaatgagagagagagaggcaggagagaggggtggagaaaataggggggagagagagaaagaaagaaagaaagaaagaaagaaagaaagaaagaaagaaagaacaattGAGAGGGggcgagaaagagagaaagaatgaaagaaagaaagaaagaaagaaagaaagaaagaaagaaagaaagaaagaaagaaagaaagaaagaaagaaagaacaagggagaaagagggagagattgaagggtcaaagggtcagagagagagaagagagagatggaggagagagagagagagagagagagagagagagagagagagagagagagagagagagagagagagagagagagagagagagaacaggagAGATATAAAGCGAAGGTAATGGAGAAACAGGGGAGAAAGAAGGGGAGAAAATTAGAGCAGCCGAAAAagaaagaggagggagagagaaacaagtaaaaaaaaagaaagagagacaaAGAGAGATGGAAATAAAGTGGAAAAAGAAATGGAGagacaaagagagaaaagaagagagaaagaaagggaaaaaatgaggaaagaaagaaagaaagaaagaaagaaagaaagaaagaaagaaagaaagaaagaaagaaagaaagaaagaaaggagtggCGATATAGAGAAAATTGTTGCAATAGGTAtaggaggagaggacagaggttgatggaagagagaaagagaagggagaaatAGAGCACGCCCTGTTTTAATGAACTCTTAAGTTTTGCAGAGAACACACAGAAGGgatatttactaagactggagcagaGAGAATCTGAAGCAGCTGTGCATGACAACAATCAGCTTCTACCTTTTACAGTGtgattgcacattttttttaaaagaattacTATCATTTATTTAATGCAAGGCTCTGCACGATTTAATACTAATCGAAGTATTTAGGTTTGCCTTCGAATTGCATCATTTTGGTAAAGCTAAGTGTACACAGATTGTACAGTGTATGACCAGCCTAGCTGAAGCTAGATGCTGGGCGGCTTACTATTCACATCGGCTCCAGTTTTTTAGTAAATATCACTAAATAATTTCACACACACAGCCACAGGTATCTGTACACATTCCACCTCGCTATTTACTAATATTGCATAAAATACATCTTTCAGTAATACATATTCACACACACAGGAAAACGGTCGCAGCCTATTTTCTGCATTACACCCAGCAAATCTTGACTAAAGGCTTCTGAAAAGTTTTGTTGTTGAGTTGTGATGCTGCAAAGTGTAATTGTGTGTTGAAGGCAGGATTGTAGTTTGTATCACTGTGCACGAATAAGGCTTCCATAGGGAGGAGTTAGAATGGAGAAGAGTGAAGgtgggcagggagggagaggtgcTGGGGGCCGATCTCGCTCTAACACTAGTGCCTTTGTCCACATGACAGGCTGGTGACTGCTGAGCGCTTCCTTCAGCAGCGGGAGCGGGGAGAGGACCATGGACAGCGGCACACACGTCAGTACACAACTCACACCACCTACAATGGCAGCAAGTTCAGCGCTCCCCTCTGCTCCCGACACTACTTTCTGATCCATTGACTCAAGCAGGTAAGCACTTTTCATTCATATAATAGGCCAATTAATACAAGAGGCTTTTAAAGTTTTCAAAGTCTAGGAGCCATTGCGGTTGAATATTGTTTGAAATGAAATGGTGAGGACACTTGGCACCTGTCCTCATCGGAAGAGAACACTTCCAGTAGTGGCTGAGGATGGAATACCAATACTTTGTGCTTTCTGTAGACACATTATTGTTTTCTCTTACTCTACTTCTcttgagtgctcatcagtggctCATTTTACCTTCACTTTTGCAAAGCAGATTGGTTGGTAATGGcaaatgaaataaatatacagAACAGAAAGAATGAAACTCCTTCACAGGGACAGCCAAATAGCTTTTCAGTAGCAGCCTTCATTGTAACAGAGTCCTCTGCTAATTCAATTTGTGAAGATTCCTTGCTTTGAACTGGATAGCAATCCGACTGATGTTTTCTGTGGTTCATTTTCATTATTAATGAGGCTGATCTCTCATCATCAGCAACTTTATCTGATAAGCATTACTATTTAGATGCCTTCCAGGATGTGTTTGGTGGGAtcacagcacaacaaatatttgaAACAATAATAAGAGTCTATTTGTGAGGACAGCAGTTTTCGATTACTAAAAATAATACTTTAGAAGATGCCGGAAAAAGGTGATTAATTAATTAGAATTATGAGGTCTTCCTCCTATTAAAgtcttgtatataaaaaaaacatgttataaccTGAATACATCAGCCCTGCTGTATTGCAGGCTCTATTGAATACATCAGTTCTGTTACATTGCAAAGTTTTGTGGAGATAATATAGATATGTAAACGTGTATTTTTATTGATGCAAATACTAATATCTATTTTGCATACTTGCTTGATCTATATGTATTATGGCATGCACAAGT
Proteins encoded in this window:
- the SLC18A3 gene encoding vesicular acetylcholine transporter; this encodes MASEDSQGAAKSAMEKLSCAMGERTKRLGTAMQEAPHHRRLVLFIVCVALFLDNMLYMVIVPIIPDYIQSMRLDSEKAFRDLNASSAYANKSIIRPTYPTENEDIKIGVLFASKAILQLLVNPLSGTFMDRVGYDIPLFIGLIVMFLSTVIFAFAENYATLFVARSLQGLGSAFADTSGIAMIADKYTEEAERSKALGIAIAFISFGSLVAPPFGGILYQFVGKRVPFLILACISLIDGILLLAVIKPFANRTRENMPVGTPIHRLMIDPYIAVVAGALTTCNIPLAFLEPTIANWMKTTMGASEWQMGLTWLPAFFPHIFGVYLTVKLAANYPQYQWFYGAIGMVIIGASSCTVPACKTFEQLIIPLCGLCFGIALVDTALLPTLALLVDLRHVSVYGSVYAIADISYSVAYAMGPIVASQIVHTAGFTQLNLGMGLANVLYAPALLLLRNVCQMKPSHSERNILLDEEPKGLYDTIKMEERKAKSRKSHLKDGEVQENSMDNYHGQTGKNVSEGESSEYEYS